In Mesotoga sp. Brook.08.105.5.1, a single window of DNA contains:
- a CDS encoding nucleotidyltransferase: protein MLYEAYFVTSKPVMDELLQRIGNELQLPQTKREKASQTYDAIFNFLDSDEDLFQGNDIDVFPQGSYKIGTTVKPLSGEEYDLDIVLKIKQIWHSDLSPNVLLDKLYRKFRDSDRYANMVEKKRRCVRIKYVDDFHMDILPAYPLANIESERLRVPDKQLNHWVPSAPRLYAKWFEDRCIKLQRKIIEVAQQEPLPHDLPFEVKPTLKRSVQLIKRRRDFYFSTKNDEAPRSIILTTLAGMYYQDKGSLFDDMGHILDSILSNVCSLQSPPAVFNPIENGENFAESWKANSAEFRAFKEFVSDFANRWKTLSSIRGINDISRHLEEMFGETETKEALTKYSEDIQALREAERLTMGNATGNLSSVGDSELNSTTVRKNTFFGESR, encoded by the coding sequence GTGCTGTATGAAGCTTATTTTGTTACTTCAAAACCTGTAATGGATGAATTACTCCAACGTATTGGAAATGAACTACAACTGCCGCAAACAAAAAGAGAAAAGGCAAGTCAGACCTATGATGCAATTTTCAATTTCCTTGATAGTGATGAAGATCTATTTCAGGGGAACGATATCGATGTCTTTCCGCAAGGCTCCTACAAAATAGGCACTACTGTAAAACCTTTGTCTGGTGAGGAGTATGATCTTGACATTGTGTTGAAGATAAAACAAATATGGCATTCCGATTTGAGCCCAAACGTTTTGCTTGATAAGCTTTACAGGAAATTCAGGGATAGTGATAGATACGCCAACATGGTAGAGAAAAAGCGAAGATGTGTTCGCATCAAGTATGTTGATGACTTTCATATGGACATTCTACCTGCTTACCCACTTGCGAATATTGAGTCAGAAAGACTGCGAGTTCCGGATAAGCAACTCAATCATTGGGTGCCATCTGCTCCAAGGCTATATGCAAAGTGGTTTGAAGATCGATGCATTAAACTGCAGAGAAAGATTATTGAGGTAGCTCAGCAGGAACCACTTCCTCACGACCTTCCGTTTGAAGTCAAACCCACTCTCAAACGTTCAGTACAACTCATAAAGAGACGAAGAGATTTCTATTTCTCAACGAAAAATGATGAAGCGCCTAGGAGTATAATTCTGACAACCTTGGCTGGTATGTACTATCAGGATAAGGGCTCTTTGTTTGATGATATGGGCCATATTCTTGACTCAATTCTTTCCAATGTGTGCAGTCTGCAGTCTCCTCCCGCTGTTTTTAATCCTATAGAAAACGGAGAAAACTTTGCAGAATCTTGGAAGGCTAATTCTGCTGAATTCAGGGCCTTTAAGGAATTTGTCTCTGATTTCGCGAATCGGTGGAAAACCCTTAGCTCTATTAGGGGAATCAATGATATATCTAGACATCTTGAAGAGATGTTTGGTGAGACTGAGACAAAAGAAGCTTTGACCAAATACTCTGAAGACATTCAGGCACTTAGGGAAGCGGAGCGTCTGACTATGGGAAACGCAACAGGTAATCTCAGTAGTGTGGGGGATTCTGAGCTGAATTCAACTACTGTGAGGAAGAATACATTCTTTGGAGAGAGCAGGTGA
- a CDS encoding restriction endonuclease subunit S encodes MRITERKLEEIADVIIGINEARGKKTGEFTYHIVNPADLDDSNDFDRLEPVNLETEVGDHNLVHRDDLLIKRVSPNFVTLVTGEVSNVVVSSNMLIIRCHQSVVPVFLAGYLELRGLEALKHYTERGMTMHSVSKKELNEFLIPLPDLKTQEILGELWFLNKQKRDLLSRLSEKESDHIKSIYIRALSEGRGR; translated from the coding sequence ATGAGGATAACTGAGAGAAAACTCGAGGAAATCGCCGATGTAATAATCGGTATAAATGAGGCTAGAGGTAAGAAGACGGGGGAATTCACTTATCACATAGTGAACCCAGCTGATCTGGATGATTCGAACGACTTCGATAGGCTTGAACCCGTAAACCTTGAAACGGAGGTCGGAGATCATAACCTAGTCCATCGGGACGATTTACTAATAAAGAGAGTCAGTCCTAACTTTGTAACGTTAGTCACGGGTGAAGTCTCCAACGTAGTTGTTTCAAGCAACATGTTGATTATTCGCTGTCATCAAAGCGTTGTACCAGTATTTCTTGCTGGATATCTAGAGCTTAGAGGGCTAGAGGCTCTGAAACACTATACGGAAAGAGGAATGACAATGCACTCGGTAAGCAAGAAGGAGCTGAATGAGTTCTTGATCCCCTTGCCGGATTTGAAGACTCAGGAGATCCTTGGAGAACTCTGGTTTCTGAACAAGCAAAAGCGGGACTTGCTCTCGAGGCTTTCGGAAAAAGAAAGCGATCACATAAAATCTATATATATCAGAGCACTAAGTGAGGGGAGAGGCAGATGA
- a CDS encoding type I restriction-modification system subunit M: protein MTTRKDIENVLWRGADTFRDTIDAANYKDFVLSILFVKYLSDTHTELLEELKSNYDDDVRLERQLKRLPVVMDDEHKFDYLYKNKNSDDLGQLINACLRGIEDKNFEQLNGVFRSIDFNSESLLGNKPHRNAILRELLDDFVNLDLRPSQIETKPSQIPADVIGDAYEYMIGEFASRAGKKAGSFFTPTAVSELMARLVEPKPNDRIYDPTCGSGSLLIHAAKRAGTEMDKVQIYGQELNGSSLSMAKMNMYIHRILDAKIAWGDTLANPLHLDENGNLMLFDVIVANMPFSKDKWASGFNPGGENAGNGKKFSMEAARDKYHRFDWGVPPASKGDWAFLLHMIHSMSERGRIAAVAPHGVLFRGSSEGRIRKQVIKNNLLDAVIGLPSNLFFGTSIPACIMVFKKNRDRNDVIFIDASGEDHYEKAKNKNTLKEKHIEEIAKAYFDRNDIPKFAHIATLEEIKENDYNLNIPRYVDTFEQEEFIDIEAVQKNIREINVELEEVQKKMDEYLKALGL from the coding sequence ATGACGACTAGAAAAGACATCGAAAACGTATTATGGAGAGGAGCAGACACCTTCAGGGACACGATCGATGCGGCCAACTACAAAGACTTCGTTCTTTCGATTCTCTTTGTGAAGTATCTTAGCGATACTCACACGGAGTTACTGGAAGAACTCAAAAGCAATTATGACGACGATGTAAGACTAGAACGTCAACTAAAAAGGCTTCCGGTTGTCATGGACGATGAGCACAAGTTCGATTACCTCTACAAAAACAAGAACAGCGATGACCTTGGCCAATTAATCAACGCCTGTTTGAGAGGTATAGAAGATAAAAACTTCGAGCAGCTCAACGGTGTTTTCAGAAGCATAGACTTCAACAGTGAGAGTCTTCTGGGAAACAAGCCTCATAGAAACGCCATACTGAGAGAACTGTTAGATGATTTTGTAAACCTCGATCTACGCCCTTCACAGATAGAGACAAAACCCAGTCAAATTCCCGCAGATGTCATAGGCGACGCATATGAATACATGATCGGCGAATTTGCCAGCAGAGCCGGAAAAAAGGCAGGAAGCTTCTTCACTCCTACGGCGGTCTCTGAACTAATGGCTCGTCTTGTTGAACCAAAACCTAATGACAGGATATACGATCCCACATGCGGTTCAGGCTCTTTACTGATTCACGCGGCAAAGAGAGCCGGAACGGAAATGGACAAGGTCCAGATCTACGGGCAGGAACTCAATGGATCGAGCCTCTCGATGGCGAAGATGAACATGTATATACACAGGATCCTGGACGCAAAGATCGCCTGGGGCGATACTCTTGCCAATCCGCTCCATCTGGACGAAAACGGTAACCTTATGCTCTTCGATGTCATCGTTGCAAATATGCCCTTCTCGAAAGATAAGTGGGCCTCGGGCTTCAATCCGGGCGGTGAGAACGCTGGAAACGGGAAGAAGTTCTCAATGGAAGCCGCACGCGACAAGTATCACCGTTTCGACTGGGGAGTGCCTCCCGCCAGCAAAGGTGATTGGGCCTTCCTGCTTCACATGATTCACAGCATGTCCGAGCGGGGAAGGATAGCCGCAGTTGCTCCTCATGGAGTTCTATTCAGAGGCTCTTCAGAGGGGCGAATTAGGAAACAGGTGATCAAGAATAACCTTCTGGATGCCGTTATTGGGCTACCTTCAAATCTCTTCTTCGGAACATCGATTCCGGCTTGCATAATGGTATTCAAGAAGAACAGAGACAGGAACGACGTAATCTTCATCGACGCCTCAGGAGAAGACCACTACGAGAAGGCCAAGAACAAGAACACCCTGAAAGAAAAGCATATTGAAGAGATAGCGAAGGCCTACTTTGATAGAAACGACATCCCGAAGTTTGCTCACATTGCCACTCTCGAAGAGATAAAGGAAAACGACTACAACCTCAACATCCCCCGCTACGTTGATACCTTCGAGCAAGAAGAGTTCATTGACATAGAAGCGGTACAGAAGAACATAAGAGAAATAAATGTCGAGCTTGAAGAAGTGCAGAAGAAAATGGACGAATATCTCAAAGCGCTGGGCTTATAG